In the Streptomyces sp. f51 genome, one interval contains:
- a CDS encoding Trm112 family protein, with protein sequence MPLEAGLLEILACPACHAPLKEQDTELICTGADCGLAYPVRDGIPVLLVDEARRPA encoded by the coding sequence ATGCCGCTCGAAGCCGGCCTCCTGGAGATCCTCGCCTGCCCGGCCTGCCATGCCCCGCTCAAGGAGCAGGACACCGAACTGATCTGCACGGGAGCGGACTGCGGCCTCGCCTACCCGGTCCGCGACGGCATCCCCGTACTCCTGGTCGACGAGGCCCGGCGCCCCGCGTAA
- a CDS encoding DUF3499 domain-containing protein, with protein MLRNRCGASHRTTRWGDLGESRRGPLKSAVPSNVVSLVRRCSRTACGRPAVATLTYVYADSTAVLGPLATYAEPHCYDLCAEHSERLTAPRGWEVVRLADSSGPARPSGDDLEALANAVREAARPQKRAAEAGGSARSADPMEVARRGHLRILRSPDN; from the coding sequence ATGCTCCGCAACCGGTGTGGGGCGTCTCACAGGACGACACGGTGGGGTGACCTGGGGGAGAGTCGTCGCGGCCCGCTCAAGAGTGCGGTACCGTCCAACGTCGTGAGCCTTGTACGTCGCTGTTCGCGCACCGCTTGCGGCCGTCCCGCCGTCGCGACGCTGACGTACGTCTACGCCGACTCGACCGCGGTTCTCGGCCCGCTCGCCACCTACGCCGAACCCCACTGCTACGACCTGTGCGCCGAGCACTCCGAGCGCCTGACCGCGCCGCGCGGCTGGGAGGTCGTCCGCCTCGCCGACTCCTCCGGCCCCGCGCGCCCCAGCGGCGACGATCTGGAGGCCCTGGCGAACGCGGTGCGCGAGGCGGCCCGTCCGCAGAAGCGCGCGGCGGAGGCCGGCGGCAGCGCCCGCTCGGCGGACCCGATGGAGGTCGCGCGCCGCGGCCACCTGCGGATCCTGCGCTCACCCGACAACTGA
- a CDS encoding phosphomannomutase/phosphoglucomutase, whose product MTADLSQLVKAYDVRGVVPDQWDEPLAELFGAAFVQVTGADAIVIGHDMRPSSPGLSRAFARGAAARGVDVTEIGLCSTDQLYYASGALGLPGAMFTASHNPAQYNGIKMCRAGAAPVGQDTGLSDIRRLAETWLDSGAPASDATPGTITGRDTLEDYAAYLRSLVDLTSIRPLKVVVDAGNGMGGHTVPTVFSGLPLELVPMYFELDGTFPNHEANPLDPANIVDLQKRVREEGADLGLAFDGDADRCFVVDERGEPVSPSAITALVAARELAKNGGGTVIHNLITSWSVPEVVREHGGTPVRTRVGHSFIKAEMATSGAIFGGEHSAHYYFRDFWNADTGMLAALHVLAALGGQDGPLSGLVAEYDRYAGSGEINSEVDDQAARLAAVRAAYEGREGAVIDELDGLTVTLQDAWFNVRPSNTEPLLRLNAEARDEATMTRLRDEVLAIIRA is encoded by the coding sequence GTGACTGCTGATCTGTCGCAGCTCGTGAAGGCGTACGACGTACGCGGGGTGGTCCCCGACCAGTGGGACGAGCCGCTCGCCGAGCTGTTCGGCGCCGCCTTCGTCCAGGTGACCGGAGCGGACGCCATCGTGATCGGGCACGACATGCGGCCCTCGTCGCCCGGTCTGTCCCGTGCCTTCGCGCGCGGAGCCGCCGCCCGCGGGGTGGACGTGACCGAGATCGGCCTGTGCTCCACGGACCAGCTCTACTACGCCTCGGGCGCGCTCGGCCTGCCCGGCGCCATGTTCACCGCCTCGCACAACCCGGCCCAGTACAACGGCATCAAGATGTGCCGGGCCGGCGCGGCCCCCGTCGGCCAGGACACCGGCCTCTCCGACATCCGCCGGCTCGCCGAGACCTGGCTCGACTCCGGTGCCCCGGCCTCGGACGCCACGCCCGGAACGATCACCGGGCGGGACACGCTGGAGGACTACGCGGCCTACCTCCGCTCGCTCGTCGACCTGACCTCGATCCGCCCCCTGAAGGTCGTCGTCGACGCGGGCAACGGCATGGGCGGGCACACGGTGCCGACCGTGTTCTCCGGTCTGCCGCTCGAACTCGTCCCGATGTACTTCGAGCTGGACGGCACCTTCCCGAACCACGAGGCCAACCCGCTCGATCCGGCGAACATCGTGGACCTCCAGAAGCGTGTCCGCGAGGAGGGCGCCGACCTCGGTCTCGCCTTCGACGGCGACGCCGACCGCTGTTTCGTCGTCGACGAGCGGGGCGAGCCGGTCTCCCCGTCCGCGATCACCGCGCTGGTCGCCGCACGCGAACTGGCCAAGAACGGCGGCGGCACGGTCATCCACAACCTCATCACCTCCTGGTCGGTCCCGGAGGTCGTCCGCGAGCACGGCGGCACACCGGTCCGCACCCGCGTCGGCCACTCCTTCATCAAGGCCGAGATGGCCACCTCGGGCGCGATCTTCGGCGGCGAGCACTCCGCGCACTACTACTTCCGCGACTTCTGGAACGCCGACACCGGCATGCTGGCCGCCCTCCACGTCCTCGCGGCCCTCGGCGGCCAGGACGGTCCGCTGTCCGGACTCGTCGCGGAGTACGACCGCTACGCCGGCTCCGGTGAGATCAACTCCGAGGTCGACGACCAAGCGGCCCGCCTCGCCGCCGTCAGGGCCGCCTACGAGGGCCGCGAGGGAGCCGTCATCGACGAACTCGACGGCCTGACGGTCACCCTCCAGGACGCCTGGTTCAACGTCCGCCCCTCCAACACCGAGCCCCTCCTCCGCCTCAACGCCGAGGCCCGCGACGAGGCGACGATGACAAGGCTCCGCGACGAGGTCCTGGCCATCATCAGGGCCTGA
- the manA gene encoding mannose-6-phosphate isomerase, class I, with amino-acid sequence MDRLDNTVRPYAWGSTTAIPRLLGTEPTGEPQAEMWMGAHPGAPSRTERGPLNEVVAEDPERELGRAAVARFGPRLPFLLKLLAAGAPLSLQVHPDLEQAREGYEDEERRGVPIDAPHRNYKDANHKPELICALTEFDGLCGFRAPEEAARLLEALEVDSLKPYVDLLRAHPEEAALREVLTAVLSADPEDMARTVAETTAACERLGGAYTPYAGLAHHYPGDPGVVAAMLLNHVRLQPGEALFLGAGIPHAYLDGLGVEIMANSDNVLRCGLTPKHVDVPELLRVVRFEAADPGVLRPEASPDGEEVYATPIDEFRLSRYVVAEGADPRDLTRETPQILLCTSGSVRAGGIDLTPGTSVFVPAGEKAEVSGSGTIFRATVVA; translated from the coding sequence ATGGACCGCCTCGACAACACCGTCCGCCCCTACGCCTGGGGCTCGACCACCGCCATCCCCCGGCTGCTCGGCACCGAGCCGACCGGCGAGCCGCAGGCGGAGATGTGGATGGGCGCCCACCCGGGCGCGCCCTCGCGCACGGAGCGGGGTCCGCTGAACGAGGTCGTCGCCGAGGACCCGGAGCGTGAACTCGGCCGCGCCGCCGTCGCCAGGTTCGGCCCCCGCCTGCCCTTCCTCCTCAAGCTCCTTGCCGCGGGCGCCCCGCTCTCCCTCCAGGTGCACCCCGACCTCGAACAGGCGCGGGAGGGCTACGAGGACGAGGAGCGCCGGGGCGTCCCGATCGACGCCCCGCACCGCAACTACAAGGACGCCAACCACAAGCCCGAACTGATCTGCGCCCTCACCGAGTTCGACGGCCTGTGCGGCTTCCGCGCCCCCGAGGAGGCCGCCCGGCTCCTCGAAGCCCTGGAGGTCGACTCCCTGAAGCCGTACGTCGACCTGCTGCGCGCCCACCCCGAGGAGGCGGCGCTGCGCGAGGTCCTCACGGCCGTGCTGAGCGCCGACCCCGAGGACATGGCCCGTACGGTCGCCGAGACCACCGCCGCCTGCGAACGCCTCGGCGGCGCCTACACCCCGTACGCCGGTCTCGCCCACCACTACCCCGGCGACCCCGGAGTCGTCGCCGCGATGCTCCTCAACCACGTCCGGCTCCAGCCGGGCGAGGCCCTCTTCCTCGGCGCCGGCATCCCGCACGCGTACCTGGACGGCCTCGGCGTCGAGATCATGGCCAACAGCGACAACGTCCTGCGCTGCGGTCTGACCCCCAAGCACGTCGACGTCCCCGAACTCCTTCGCGTGGTCCGGTTCGAGGCGGCCGACCCCGGCGTCCTGCGCCCCGAGGCGTCCCCCGACGGCGAAGAGGTCTACGCGACCCCCATCGACGAGTTCCGCCTCTCCCGGTACGTCGTCGCCGAGGGCGCCGATCCCCGCGACCTCACCCGCGAGACCCCGCAGATCCTGCTCTGCACCTCGGGCTCCGTACGCGCCGGCGGCATCGACCTGACCCCCGGCACCTCGGTGTTCGTACCGGCCGGCGAAAAGGCCGAAGTGTCCGGATCCGGCACGATCTTCCGTGCGACAGTGGTCGCCTGA
- a CDS encoding SIS domain-containing protein: MLDESLLDDPDALTRADRRALLRGAAEAGARVRTAVRHAAEAGISELKPDGRPRSVLIAGPGMAATGVAELLGTLAGASCPLTRITPTGVAPAGGALRWDLPGWAGPVDLLLIATPDGSEPGLELLIEQAYRRGSTVAAVAPAGSPLAEWVEGSHGLFVPMATAPYEQEEPLAASAPGVLWALLTPLLALLDRTGLVTAPPQALQKVADRLDRVAERCGPAIEAYSNPAKTLAVELAEALPVIWTEGTSAGPAGRRFTAALAELAGRPALTAELPEALASHSVLLAGALAAGADPDDFFRDRVEEAQALHARVVLLRDRPIGGISAAPAARELALSHDTAISELEPEEGGELETLAELIAITDFAAVYLALASGA, encoded by the coding sequence ATGCTCGACGAATCGCTCCTCGACGATCCCGACGCGCTCACCCGGGCCGACCGGCGGGCCCTGCTCCGCGGCGCCGCCGAGGCGGGCGCCCGGGTGCGCACCGCGGTCCGGCACGCCGCCGAGGCCGGCATCTCCGAGCTGAAGCCGGACGGCCGCCCCCGCTCCGTCCTGATCGCGGGCCCCGGCATGGCCGCCACCGGCGTCGCCGAACTGCTCGGCACCCTCGCCGGAGCGAGCTGCCCCCTCACCCGGATCACCCCCACGGGCGTCGCCCCCGCCGGAGGCGCCCTGCGCTGGGACCTGCCCGGCTGGGCCGGCCCCGTCGACCTCCTGCTGATCGCCACCCCCGACGGCAGCGAACCCGGCCTCGAACTGCTCATCGAGCAGGCCTACCGGCGCGGCAGCACCGTCGCCGCCGTCGCCCCCGCCGGCTCCCCGCTGGCCGAGTGGGTGGAAGGCAGCCACGGCCTGTTCGTACCGATGGCGACCGCCCCGTACGAGCAGGAGGAGCCCCTGGCCGCCTCCGCCCCCGGCGTGCTCTGGGCGCTGCTCACCCCGCTGCTCGCCCTCCTCGACCGCACCGGCCTGGTCACGGCGCCGCCGCAGGCGCTCCAGAAGGTCGCCGACCGCCTCGACCGCGTCGCCGAGCGCTGCGGCCCCGCCATCGAGGCCTACAGCAACCCCGCCAAGACGCTCGCCGTCGAACTGGCCGAGGCCCTCCCGGTGATCTGGACGGAGGGCACCTCGGCCGGCCCGGCCGGCCGCCGCTTCACCGCCGCGCTCGCCGAACTCGCCGGCCGCCCCGCCCTCACCGCCGAACTCCCCGAGGCGCTCGCCTCGCACAGCGTGCTGCTCGCGGGCGCGCTGGCCGCCGGAGCGGACCCCGACGACTTCTTCCGGGACCGCGTCGAGGAGGCACAGGCACTGCACGCGCGCGTGGTGCTCCTCCGTGACCGCCCCATCGGCGGGATCAGCGCGGCCCCCGCCGCCCGCGAACTCGCCCTCAGCCACGACACCGCGATCAGCGAGCTCGAACCCGAGGAGGGCGGCGAACTGGAAACCCTCGCCGAGCTGATCGCCATCACGGATTTCGCCGCCGTTTACCTGGCGCTCGCATCGGGGGCCTGA
- a CDS encoding cation diffusion facilitator family transporter, with the protein MSASGGTKAIVAALGANLAIAVSKFVAFAFSGSSSMLAEGVHSLADSGNQALLLIGGKKAQRQATPQHPFGYGRERYIYAFLVSIVLFSVGGMFAVYEGFEKIKHPHAIEHWYWPVGVLVFAIIAEGFSFRTAIKESNELRGSHSWSQFIRRAKAPELPVVLLEDFGALIGLVLALGGVGLSLLTGDGVWDGIGTVCIGVLLILIALVLAAETKSLLLGESAGPEETAKIEAAMVDGDTVTGIIHMRTLHLGPEELLIAAKIAVQHDDSATEVARAIDAAEARIRAAVPIARVIYLEPDIYSEAAAAKGPDPAATPGGPTPTPADH; encoded by the coding sequence ATGAGCGCTTCAGGCGGCACCAAAGCGATCGTGGCGGCACTCGGCGCCAACCTCGCGATCGCGGTATCGAAGTTCGTGGCGTTCGCGTTCAGCGGCTCCTCCTCGATGCTCGCCGAGGGCGTCCACTCGCTCGCCGACTCCGGCAACCAGGCGCTGCTGCTGATCGGCGGCAAGAAGGCCCAGCGCCAGGCGACCCCGCAGCACCCCTTCGGCTACGGCCGCGAGCGCTACATCTACGCCTTCCTCGTCTCGATCGTCCTGTTCTCGGTCGGCGGCATGTTCGCCGTCTACGAGGGCTTCGAGAAAATCAAGCACCCGCACGCGATCGAGCACTGGTACTGGCCGGTCGGCGTCCTGGTCTTCGCGATCATCGCCGAGGGCTTCTCCTTCCGTACGGCCATCAAGGAGTCCAACGAGCTGCGCGGCTCGCACTCCTGGTCCCAGTTCATCCGCCGCGCCAAGGCCCCCGAACTGCCGGTCGTCCTCCTGGAGGACTTCGGCGCGCTCATCGGTCTGGTCCTCGCGCTCGGCGGGGTCGGGCTCTCCCTGCTCACCGGCGACGGCGTCTGGGACGGCATCGGCACGGTCTGCATCGGTGTCCTGCTCATCCTGATCGCGCTGGTGCTCGCCGCCGAGACCAAGTCGCTCCTGCTCGGCGAGTCGGCGGGCCCGGAGGAGACCGCGAAGATCGAGGCGGCGATGGTCGACGGCGACACCGTCACCGGCATCATCCACATGCGCACGCTCCACCTCGGCCCCGAGGAACTGCTGATCGCCGCGAAGATCGCCGTCCAGCACGACGACTCGGCCACCGAGGTGGCCCGGGCGATCGACGCCGCCGAGGCCCGCATCCGCGCCGCCGTCCCGATCGCCCGGGTGATCTACCTGGAGCCGGACATCTACAGCGAGGCCGCGGCCGCCAAGGGCCCGGACCCCGCCGCGACGCCCGGGGGACCGACGCCGACGCCGGCCGACCACTGA